A DNA window from Anaerocolumna sp. AGMB13020 contains the following coding sequences:
- a CDS encoding amino acid ABC transporter permease gives MNMDVLREYAPLYLEAAGLTVRIALIGIAGAIAVGFLCSLIRYFKVPVLSRIAGVYIELSRNTPLLIQLFFLYFGLPKIGILLSSKACAITGLIFLGGSYMAEAFRSGLEAVPSIQMESALSLGLTKRQVIGYVLLPQAVSVSVPAFAANVIFLIKETSVFSAVALADLMYTAKVLIGMSYNTDEALLMLVLSYLGILLPISVIFSLIERKLRYAGFGN, from the coding sequence ATGAACATGGATGTACTGAGGGAATATGCTCCCCTGTATCTGGAGGCAGCAGGGCTTACGGTAAGAATCGCACTAATAGGTATTGCCGGAGCTATTGCAGTAGGTTTCCTTTGCAGTCTTATCAGGTATTTTAAAGTACCGGTTTTAAGCAGGATTGCCGGAGTTTACATAGAATTGTCCAGAAATACCCCTTTATTGATTCAGTTATTTTTCCTCTATTTCGGACTTCCTAAGATTGGTATTCTTTTAAGCTCAAAAGCCTGTGCCATAACCGGTCTAATCTTCCTTGGAGGAAGTTACATGGCGGAAGCTTTTCGAAGTGGTCTTGAGGCGGTTCCCAGTATTCAGATGGAGTCAGCTTTAAGCCTTGGACTTACCAAAAGACAGGTAATTGGTTATGTGCTGTTACCCCAGGCTGTCTCGGTATCTGTTCCTGCTTTTGCAGCAAATGTAATATTTCTGATAAAAGAAACCTCAGTATTCAGTGCAGTGGCGCTGGCTGATTTGATGTATACAGCCAAGGTATTAATCGGAATGTCCTATAATACGGATGAAGCTCTGCTTATGCTGGTGCTGTCATATTTGGGGATATTGCTTCCTATTTCCGTTATTTTTTCACTGATAGAAAGGAAATTAAGATATGCAGGATTTGGGAATTAA